A window from Chryseobacterium vaccae encodes these proteins:
- a CDS encoding ATP-grasp domain-containing protein: protein MEEKFIVCISCYYKGYDFMDEMKKLGNKIILVTSENLKEKNWPWHAIDEVFYMSEERPSVWNMEHLVQGFSHLMKTRKIDAVVALDDYDVEKAALIRETFRIPGMGQTTHRYFRDKLAMRQKAKDSGINVPEFTAIFNNDEVRNFIERVPAPWVLKPRSEASASGIKKITSKDQLWDALETLGEERHMFLLESFKPGDVYHVDSLTFNKEIMFTSASKYLAPPMQVSHEGGVFRSKTLGRYSEEFKALEEVNARVLSSFGLLNGATHTEFIRGKEDGKWYFLETSSRVGGAHIPDLVEASSNINIWREWAKIEDVLLRGKKYEAPKPTGYYSGLIVALIKDKHPDYQAFECEEAVKFLPIDYHAGIVYKSTDPDIIQERLDDAAEKIQAEMLNILPPKSKLTS, encoded by the coding sequence ATGGAGGAGAAATTTATAGTATGTATTTCGTGCTATTACAAGGGCTATGATTTCATGGACGAAATGAAGAAGCTCGGTAATAAAATCATCCTGGTAACATCGGAGAATCTCAAAGAAAAAAACTGGCCATGGCATGCCATTGATGAGGTATTTTATATGTCTGAAGAAAGGCCTTCTGTCTGGAATATGGAACATCTTGTTCAGGGATTTTCTCATCTGATGAAAACCAGAAAAATTGATGCCGTTGTTGCATTGGATGATTACGATGTAGAGAAAGCAGCTCTCATCAGGGAAACATTTCGCATTCCCGGAATGGGACAGACCACGCACCGTTATTTCAGAGATAAACTGGCCATGCGCCAGAAAGCCAAAGATTCAGGGATCAATGTTCCGGAATTTACAGCGATTTTTAATAATGATGAGGTTCGCAACTTTATAGAAAGAGTTCCTGCTCCCTGGGTATTAAAACCTAGGTCAGAGGCTTCGGCTTCAGGGATAAAAAAAATTACGTCTAAAGACCAGCTTTGGGATGCCCTGGAAACTCTTGGAGAAGAGCGACACATGTTCTTACTGGAAAGCTTTAAACCGGGAGATGTTTATCATGTTGACAGCCTTACTTTCAACAAAGAGATTATGTTTACATCAGCATCCAAATATCTCGCTCCACCTATGCAGGTATCTCATGAAGGAGGGGTATTCAGATCGAAGACCTTAGGAAGATATTCTGAAGAATTTAAAGCCCTTGAAGAAGTTAATGCTAGAGTACTCTCGAGTTTTGGACTGCTTAACGGGGCCACCCACACGGAATTTATACGGGGAAAAGAAGATGGTAAATGGTATTTTCTGGAAACATCATCCAGAGTTGGCGGAGCACACATTCCCGATCTCGTGGAAGCTTCAAGCAACATTAATATCTGGCGCGAATGGGCTAAAATTGAAGACGTCTTACTGCGCGGAAAAAAATATGAAGCTCCTAAACCCACGGGATATTATTCAGGACTGATCGTTGCATTAATCAAAGACAAACATCCGGATTATCAAGCTTTTGAATGTGAAGAAGCGGTAAAATTCCTTCCGATAGACTATCACGCAGGAATTGTTTACAAGTCTACCGATCCGGACATTATACAGGAAAGACTGGATGATGCTGCGGAAAAAATACAGGCAGAAATGCTGAATATCCTTCCTCCCAAAAGCAAACTGACCTCATAA
- a CDS encoding alpha/beta hydrolase-fold protein — MPHIEHTDYYSNILGTSLKVEVTGHHGYPIIMFPTSQGLYTQNHDFHLNSSINWFIEQGKVKLYNIQTIDSWSFYDEKISPQKRIKNYELYVQFLIKEFIPYIQKLHKVHRVAIAGASFGGYHAANFAFRFPDVVSHLFCLSGAFSIRNFMDGYSDDLVYFNCPREFVRNDEAWKYKHMHIVLSTSDQDICRDKNIEMAEILRAKGIDFWYDERKWINHDWPLWRMVFPTFIGAYFS, encoded by the coding sequence ATGCCTCATATAGAACATACAGACTACTATTCAAACATATTAGGAACAAGCCTTAAAGTAGAAGTCACCGGACATCACGGATATCCCATCATTATGTTCCCGACTTCTCAAGGATTGTATACCCAAAACCATGATTTTCACCTTAATAGCAGCATCAACTGGTTTATAGAACAGGGAAAAGTAAAGCTTTATAACATCCAGACGATAGACAGCTGGAGTTTTTATGACGAAAAGATTTCGCCACAGAAAAGGATCAAAAATTATGAATTATATGTGCAATTTTTGATTAAAGAGTTTATTCCGTACATCCAGAAACTCCACAAAGTACATCGTGTAGCTATTGCCGGAGCTAGTTTCGGAGGCTATCATGCTGCTAATTTTGCCTTCAGATTTCCTGATGTGGTGTCTCATCTGTTCTGTCTTTCAGGAGCGTTCAGCATAAGAAATTTCATGGATGGATATTCGGACGATCTTGTTTATTTTAACTGTCCGAGAGAATTTGTACGAAATGATGAAGCTTGGAAATACAAACATATGCACATTGTACTCAGTACTTCCGATCAGGATATATGCAGAGATAAGAATATAGAAATGGCTGAAATCTTACGCGCAAAAGGAATTGATTTCTGGTATGACGAGAGAA